A single genomic interval of Croceibacter atlanticus HTCC2559 harbors:
- a CDS encoding acyl-CoA thioesterase, translating to MASFKHKKDSNIELSQLMLPSHSNFRGKIHGGYILEIMDQVAFTCASKYSGAYCVTASVDTVNFRNPIEVGELVTLKASINYVGNTSMVVGIRVESENIRNGSKKHCNSSYFTMVAKDDDGNNVKIPGLILETDNDIRRFVKSIKRKEMDRKREEKFSDEDFSKAKYKSKLKDYNVEINS from the coding sequence ATGGCATCCTTTAAACACAAAAAAGATTCTAACATAGAGCTTTCACAGCTTATGCTTCCTTCTCATTCTAATTTCAGAGGGAAAATTCACGGTGGTTATATTTTAGAAATTATGGATCAGGTAGCCTTTACGTGTGCTTCAAAATATAGTGGTGCATACTGTGTAACTGCAAGTGTTGATACTGTAAATTTTAGAAACCCTATTGAAGTTGGAGAGCTTGTTACTCTAAAAGCATCAATAAATTACGTTGGTAACACATCGATGGTTGTTGGCATTAGAGTAGAGTCTGAGAACATTAGAAACGGCTCTAAAAAACATTGTAATTCATCATATTTCACAATGGTAGCAAAAGACGATGATGGGAACAATGTAAAAATTCCAGGTTTAATATTAGAGACTGACAATGATATAAGACGTTTTGTAAAGTCTATTAAACGAAAGGAAATGGACCGAAAGCGTGAAGAAAAATTTTCTGATGAAGACTTTAGTAAAGCAAAGTACAAGTCGAAATTAAAAGATTACAATGTAGAAATTAACTCTTGA
- a CDS encoding phosphatase PAP2 family protein, with amino-acid sequence MPNRIVYSLIILCLIATSSLQAQLLSPTSTPGKADKDYGFTIKEKKEERETLWQLFKYDAKNILGGVGYAYTRPLSWQKDDFIILGATVAGTAALYTFDNESSRYFRDQVDDVPQVIRDYGFYYGSPQNNYMAMGAVYLTGLVIRSEKVRRVGVLLAASATAGGILQQAAKIGVGRARPNHIADRDRFKPFDLDAGAGFHSFPSGHTVLSITNAHIIAKLFESPWIKAGVYVIGAIPPISRVWEGAHWLTDVALSTVMSIAIVEAIDKFLDSKYETKLTKGPREKSLSWDLRLGPGQLGVAVTF; translated from the coding sequence ATGCCAAATAGAATAGTTTATTCGCTTATTATCCTTTGCTTAATTGCAACTTCTTCTTTACAAGCACAATTACTATCGCCAACATCTACGCCAGGTAAAGCAGATAAAGATTACGGTTTTACAATAAAGGAGAAAAAAGAAGAGCGTGAAACACTTTGGCAGTTGTTTAAATATGATGCAAAGAATATTTTAGGTGGTGTTGGTTATGCTTATACTAGACCGTTATCTTGGCAAAAAGATGATTTTATTATACTAGGAGCTACTGTAGCTGGAACTGCTGCGTTATATACTTTTGATAACGAATCTAGCCGTTATTTTAGAGATCAGGTAGATGATGTACCTCAGGTTATTAGGGATTACGGCTTTTATTATGGTAGCCCTCAAAATAATTATATGGCAATGGGTGCTGTGTACTTAACAGGTTTAGTTATAAGAAGTGAAAAGGTAAGACGTGTAGGCGTACTTTTAGCAGCTTCTGCAACCGCTGGTGGTATATTACAACAAGCTGCAAAAATTGGTGTTGGAAGAGCGAGACCAAACCACATTGCAGATAGAGATAGATTTAAACCATTTGATTTAGATGCTGGTGCCGGTTTTCACTCTTTTCCTTCAGGGCACACAGTATTATCTATCACAAACGCACATATTATTGCAAAGCTATTTGAGAGTCCTTGGATAAAAGCTGGTGTATATGTTATTGGTGCCATTCCGCCTATTTCTCGTGTATGGGAAGGCGCACATTGGTTAACAGATGTTGCCTTAAGTACTGTAATGAGTATTGCTATTGTTGAAGCTATAGATAAGTTCTTAGACTCTAAGTATGAGACTAAGCTTACAAAAGGTCCTAGAGAGAAAAGTTTATCTTGGGATTTAAGATTAGGTCCTGGACAATTAGGTGTTGCAGTTACTTTTTAA
- a CDS encoding SdiA-regulated domain-containing protein has product MRRLEVTIILAILAVSAIIIYFFSKHGYYAQSIEDYTYSIETNWELPGALKEVSGISWVKDSTIAAVQDENGIIFHYNLHEMKITDTIAFGERGDYEGLAIKDSTAYVMRSDGLLFEVSNYTSKTKQSVTTYQTIFESKHNVESLAYDEDNNRLLIIAKDRDPKSKHNKGVYAFSLDSKKMAKNPIVTIDLKDKSFSEFSTKKVQKTFRPSDIAIHPKTKEFYVLEGVNPKLIILSPQGKVKKIQLLNPDDFQQPEGITFSKDGALYISNEFHATDANILHVLLEEKTVKKDSIKK; this is encoded by the coding sequence ATGAGACGTTTAGAAGTAACAATTATCTTGGCCATTTTAGCAGTGTCTGCTATTATTATTTATTTTTTTAGTAAACACGGTTATTATGCACAAAGTATAGAAGACTACACGTATAGCATAGAAACAAATTGGGAGTTACCAGGTGCTCTTAAAGAGGTGTCAGGAATTTCTTGGGTAAAAGACAGTACTATAGCTGCAGTACAAGATGAAAACGGAATAATTTTTCATTACAATCTGCACGAGATGAAAATTACAGACACTATCGCTTTTGGTGAACGTGGAGATTATGAAGGCTTGGCTATAAAAGATTCCACAGCCTATGTTATGCGCAGTGATGGTTTATTGTTTGAAGTATCAAACTATACCTCAAAAACAAAACAAAGCGTTACAACCTATCAAACCATTTTTGAATCTAAGCATAATGTAGAGTCTTTAGCTTATGATGAAGATAATAATAGGCTACTAATAATTGCTAAGGATAGAGACCCTAAAAGCAAGCATAATAAAGGTGTTTACGCCTTTTCTTTAGACTCAAAAAAAATGGCTAAAAATCCAATTGTAACTATAGATTTAAAAGACAAAAGTTTCTCTGAGTTTAGTACTAAGAAAGTTCAAAAAACATTTAGACCATCAGATATTGCAATACACCCCAAAACAAAAGAGTTTTATGTGTTGGAAGGAGTAAATCCTAAGCTTATTATCTTGTCTCCACAAGGTAAAGTGAAAAAGATACAGTTATTAAACCCAGACGATTTTCAGCAACCTGAAGGTATTACCTTTAGTAAGGATGGTGCCCTGTATATCTCAAATGAATTTCACGCTACAGATGCCAATATTCTTCACGTATTGTTAGAAGAAAAAACTGTAAAGAAAGACAGCATTAAAAAGTAA
- a CDS encoding DUF421 domain-containing protein: METWTFASLSILLKVIVSLVVIFGIIILITRVSGLRTFAKMSSFDFASTIAIGSILATVIMNTNQSLLKGGIALAGIIMFQTIFSFAIRKSKTLSKLLTNAPMMLMYEGEILYENLEKTNVGEDDLIAKLREANALNFSEVKAVILESTGDMSVLHSKDDSNLEDRILKGVKGLPIQARLN, encoded by the coding sequence ATGGAAACTTGGACATTCGCATCTTTATCTATTCTACTAAAGGTTATCGTATCTCTAGTAGTGATTTTTGGAATAATTATACTCATTACAAGAGTTTCAGGATTAAGAACTTTTGCAAAGATGTCGAGTTTTGATTTTGCATCAACTATTGCAATAGGTTCTATTCTTGCCACAGTAATAATGAATACTAACCAATCTCTTTTAAAAGGAGGAATTGCATTAGCCGGTATAATTATGTTTCAAACCATATTTTCATTTGCAATAAGAAAGTCTAAAACATTGAGTAAACTACTTACAAATGCACCAATGATGTTAATGTACGAAGGTGAGATTTTGTATGAAAACTTGGAGAAAACGAATGTGGGTGAAGATGATTTAATTGCAAAACTGAGAGAAGCCAACGCTTTAAATTTTTCTGAAGTTAAAGCTGTAATTTTAGAGTCTACTGGAGATATGTCTGTACTACATAGTAAGGATGATTCAAATTTAGAAGATCGTATTTTAAAAGGTGTAAAAGGGTTACCTATACAAGCTAGGTTAAATTAA